In Juglans regia cultivar Chandler chromosome 5, Walnut 2.0, whole genome shotgun sequence, the following are encoded in one genomic region:
- the LOC108997791 gene encoding uncharacterized protein LOC108997791, giving the protein MTIDRQVVAPTLEDVTETDEVEKELEVVRPELKKPVSADVETSRGYQPVVPYPQRLAASQKNKYHTEIQEIFKQVKINIPLLDAIQQVPSYANFLKDLCTVKRKLNVKKKAFLTEQVNALILSETPQKFGNPYSPHIFIMIVKVPRGIVENVLVQVEKFYYPVDFVVLDMQQPATTIYQAPVILGCPFLPTSNALINCRSGVLKLTFGNMTLEMNVFNTCKMHGDCDESEVHAVKVISKLEEIKKEAYDNSRLAKEQMKALHDKKIHDKQLVPDQKVFIYNSRLHLFPRKPKSRWKGPYVVKKVYPHGAVNIANLKNGNCFTVNGQCLKPFLKVFNPYEEIWLVLDSREVF; this is encoded by the exons ATGACCATTGACAGACAGGTAGTTGCTCCTACACTTGAAGATGTAACAGAGACtgatgaagttgaaaaagaaCTAGAGGTAGTGAGACCAGAGCTGAAGAAGCCTGTGAGTGCAGATGTTGAAACTAGTAGGGGTTACCAACCtgtggttccctatcctcaGAGATTGGCAGCTAGCCAAAAGAATAAATACCACACTGAGATTCAGGAGATTttcaagcaagtaaagattaatattccactcttgGATGCCATACAACAAGTTCCTTCGTATGCAAATTTTTTGAAGGACTTGTGTACAGTGAAGAGGAagctgaatgtaaagaagaaagctttCCTAACGGAGCAAGTCAACGCATTGATATTGAGCGAGACTCCTCAGAAGTTTGGAAATCCCTACTCTCCCCACATTTTCATTATGATCG TCAAGGTGCCGAGGGGTATTGTTGAGAATGTGCTGGTCCAGGTGGAAAAATTTTACTACCCAgtggattttgtagttcttgatatgcagcagCCAGCCACTACTATTTACCAGGCGCCTGTCATCCTTGGGTGCCCATTCCTTCCTACCTCCAATGCACTAATAAATTGTCGAAGTGGAGTGCTGAAACTCACATTCGGGAATATGACATTGGAAATGAATGTGTTCAATACTTGCAAGATGCATGGTGATTGCGATGAATCAGAGGTGCATGCTGTTAAAGTGATttcaaaacttgaagaaataaagaaagaggcCTACGATAATTCCCGCTTGGCGAAGGAGCAAATGAAGGCCTTGCATGACAAGAAGATCCATGACAAACAGCTTGTCCCTGACCAGAAAGTGTTCATTTACAATTCAAGACTGCATCTTTTTCCTAGGAAGCCGAAATCTCGATGGAAGGGGCCGTACGTTGTAAAGAAGGTTTATCCTCATGGGGCGGTAAACATTGCAAATCTGAAGAATGGAAATTGCTTCACTGTTAATGGACAATGTCTAAAACCGTTTCTAAAGGTCTTTAATCCATACGAAGAGATCTGGCTTGTGCTAGATTCCAGggaagtgttttga